A single genomic interval of Gouania willdenowi chromosome 10, fGouWil2.1, whole genome shotgun sequence harbors:
- the f9a gene encoding coagulation factor IXa isoform X2 → MGCIGDGRPQNDTRGPVFLAGRQADNILQRHKRHNTGLFEEWLEGNLERECMEEVCDLEEARETFENDEKTMEFWAGYIDGNQCQSSPCLNHGSCKDHLGYYTCTCASDFTGRNCEIVLAKRCDVNNGDCMHFCDHLGTFGAKCSCARGYRLMTDGSTCEAEAEFPCGRTAITEVSLAHTRSLLHTVNISLQTNTSASTSTPTAPTTTTESLLSTNDSRVKLPTWMYSRSKLPHGRQAKPRRRIVGGEVVIPGEIPWQVALVAVPSTQVFCGGSILSERWVITAAHCLGEAQDSFVIRVGEHNIYISEGTEQDYDVLEQHIHPRYNSTVSLYNHDIALLYLKEPISFSTLVRPICIGPRAFSETLVRASSPATVSGWGRTRFLGSTAVTLQKVEVPFTDRTECKLSSSARITPYMFCAGYYDEAKDACQGDSGGPHTNSIHDTWFLTGIVSWGEECAKEGKYGVYTRVSLYYRWINHVMGLTKHRLAVDMEDPDL, encoded by the exons ATGGGTTGCATCGGAGATGGCagaccacaaaatgacaccagag GCCCAGTTTTTCTGGCTGGTCGGCAAGCTGACAACATCCTGCAGAGGCACAAGCGTCACAACACAGGCCTGTTTGAGGAGTGGTTGGAGGGGAACTTGGAGAGAGAGTGTATGGAAGAAGTGTGTGACCTAGAGGAGGCGAGGGAAACCTTTGAAAACGATGAAAAAACG ATGGAGTTCTGGGCAGGTTATATTG ATGGCAATCAATGTCAATCCAGTCCATGTCTGAACCACGGTTCATGCAAAGACCACCTCGGTTATTATACCTGCACATGTGCCTCAGACTTCACTGGAAGGAACTGCGAAATTG TTCTTGCCAAAAGGTGTGATGTGAACAATGGGGACTGCATGCACTTCTGTGATCATCTGGGAACGTTTGGTGCAAAATGCTCGTGTGCAAGAGGATACCGACTGATGACGGATGGCTCCACCTGTGAGGCCGAAG CTGAATTCCCATGCGGAAGAACTGCTATTACAGAAGTAAGCTTAGCTCACACAAGGTcactgttacacactgtgaACATCAGCCTGCAGACCAACACGAGCGCTTCTACATCCACCCCCACAGCTCCAACTACTACCACTGAGTCATTGCTTTCCACTAATGACTCTAGAGTAAAACTGCCCACATGGATGTACAGTAGGTCCAAGCTTCCCCATGGGAGGCAGGCAAAGCCTCGCCGACGTATCGTTGGTGGGGAAGTGGTCATTCCTGGAGAGATCCCATGGCAG GTGGCCTTAGTGGCAGTTCCCAGCACTCAGGTGTTCTGTGGGGGTTCCATTCTAAGTGAACGCTGGGTGATCACTGCTGCTCACTGCCTGGGGGAGGCACAGGACTCCTTTGTCATCAGAGTCG GAGAACATAACATCTACATCAGTGAAGGTACGGAGCAGGACTATGACGTGTTGGAGCAGCACATCCACCCACGCTACAACTCCACTGTGAGCTTGTACAACCACGACATCGCCTTGCTGTACCTGAAGGAGCCCATCAGCTTCTCCACATTGGTGCGGCCCATCTGCATCGGGCCCAGGGCTTTCAGCGAGACCCTAGTGAGGGCCTCCTCTCCTGCTACGGTCAGTGGCTGGGGTCGAACCCGCTTCCTGGGGTCCACAGCCGTCACTCTGCAGAAGGTGGAGGTTCCTTTCACTGACAGGACAGAGTGTAAGCTGAGCAGCAGTGCCAGGATCACTCCTTACATGTTCTGTGCAGGATACTACGACGAGGCCAAAGACGCCTGTCAGGGAGACAGCGGAGGTCCTCACACCAACAGTATTCATGACACATGGTTCCTGACTGGTATTGTGAGCTGGGGGGAGGAATGTGCAAAAGAGGGGAAATATGGCGTGTACACACGTGTGTCTCTCTACTACCGCTGGATCAACCATGTTATGGGATTAACTAAACacagactggcagttgacatgGAGGACCCTGACTTATAA
- the f9a gene encoding coagulation factor IXa isoform X1 → MVQIESVTALRPIRMDWIFLSVLSLGFQLSSGGPVFLAGRQADNILQRHKRHNTGLFEEWLEGNLERECMEEVCDLEEARETFENDEKTMEFWAGYIDGNQCQSSPCLNHGSCKDHLGYYTCTCASDFTGRNCEIVLAKRCDVNNGDCMHFCDHLGTFGAKCSCARGYRLMTDGSTCEAEAEFPCGRTAITEVSLAHTRSLLHTVNISLQTNTSASTSTPTAPTTTTESLLSTNDSRVKLPTWMYSRSKLPHGRQAKPRRRIVGGEVVIPGEIPWQVALVAVPSTQVFCGGSILSERWVITAAHCLGEAQDSFVIRVGEHNIYISEGTEQDYDVLEQHIHPRYNSTVSLYNHDIALLYLKEPISFSTLVRPICIGPRAFSETLVRASSPATVSGWGRTRFLGSTAVTLQKVEVPFTDRTECKLSSSARITPYMFCAGYYDEAKDACQGDSGGPHTNSIHDTWFLTGIVSWGEECAKEGKYGVYTRVSLYYRWINHVMGLTKHRLAVDMEDPDL, encoded by the exons ATGGTCCAGATCGAGTCTGTCACCGCGTTAAGGCCGATTAGAATGGATTGGATTTTTCTATCAGTGCTGTCCCTGGGTTTTCAGTTGAGCTCTGGAG GCCCAGTTTTTCTGGCTGGTCGGCAAGCTGACAACATCCTGCAGAGGCACAAGCGTCACAACACAGGCCTGTTTGAGGAGTGGTTGGAGGGGAACTTGGAGAGAGAGTGTATGGAAGAAGTGTGTGACCTAGAGGAGGCGAGGGAAACCTTTGAAAACGATGAAAAAACG ATGGAGTTCTGGGCAGGTTATATTG ATGGCAATCAATGTCAATCCAGTCCATGTCTGAACCACGGTTCATGCAAAGACCACCTCGGTTATTATACCTGCACATGTGCCTCAGACTTCACTGGAAGGAACTGCGAAATTG TTCTTGCCAAAAGGTGTGATGTGAACAATGGGGACTGCATGCACTTCTGTGATCATCTGGGAACGTTTGGTGCAAAATGCTCGTGTGCAAGAGGATACCGACTGATGACGGATGGCTCCACCTGTGAGGCCGAAG CTGAATTCCCATGCGGAAGAACTGCTATTACAGAAGTAAGCTTAGCTCACACAAGGTcactgttacacactgtgaACATCAGCCTGCAGACCAACACGAGCGCTTCTACATCCACCCCCACAGCTCCAACTACTACCACTGAGTCATTGCTTTCCACTAATGACTCTAGAGTAAAACTGCCCACATGGATGTACAGTAGGTCCAAGCTTCCCCATGGGAGGCAGGCAAAGCCTCGCCGACGTATCGTTGGTGGGGAAGTGGTCATTCCTGGAGAGATCCCATGGCAG GTGGCCTTAGTGGCAGTTCCCAGCACTCAGGTGTTCTGTGGGGGTTCCATTCTAAGTGAACGCTGGGTGATCACTGCTGCTCACTGCCTGGGGGAGGCACAGGACTCCTTTGTCATCAGAGTCG GAGAACATAACATCTACATCAGTGAAGGTACGGAGCAGGACTATGACGTGTTGGAGCAGCACATCCACCCACGCTACAACTCCACTGTGAGCTTGTACAACCACGACATCGCCTTGCTGTACCTGAAGGAGCCCATCAGCTTCTCCACATTGGTGCGGCCCATCTGCATCGGGCCCAGGGCTTTCAGCGAGACCCTAGTGAGGGCCTCCTCTCCTGCTACGGTCAGTGGCTGGGGTCGAACCCGCTTCCTGGGGTCCACAGCCGTCACTCTGCAGAAGGTGGAGGTTCCTTTCACTGACAGGACAGAGTGTAAGCTGAGCAGCAGTGCCAGGATCACTCCTTACATGTTCTGTGCAGGATACTACGACGAGGCCAAAGACGCCTGTCAGGGAGACAGCGGAGGTCCTCACACCAACAGTATTCATGACACATGGTTCCTGACTGGTATTGTGAGCTGGGGGGAGGAATGTGCAAAAGAGGGGAAATATGGCGTGTACACACGTGTGTCTCTCTACTACCGCTGGATCAACCATGTTATGGGATTAACTAAACacagactggcagttgacatgGAGGACCCTGACTTATAA